Proteins found in one Polyodon spathula isolate WHYD16114869_AA chromosome 10, ASM1765450v1, whole genome shotgun sequence genomic segment:
- the LOC121322485 gene encoding protein reprimo A-like has protein sequence MNSTFVNQTDPGLYSNTTDTLEGILKCCNFTSVVTDDGFVVNTTPDERSLYIMRVVQIAVMCVLSLTVVFGIFFLGCNLLIKSEGMINFLVKDRRFSKEVEAVDVGPY, from the coding sequence ATGAATTCTACGTTTGTGAACCAGACAGATCCTGGGCTTTATTCGAACACAACTGACACTCTGGAAGGTATTCTCAAATGCTGTAACTTCACGTCAGTCGTGACAGATGATGGTTTTGTTGTTAATACAACGCCAGACGAGAGGAGCCTGTACATCATGAGAGTTGTCCAGATTGCGGTCATGTGTGTTCTCTCACTTACTGTCGTCTTTGGCATCTTCTTTTTGGGCTGCAACCTACTAATTAAGTCGGAAGGGATGATCAACTTTTTAGTGAAGGACAGAAGGTTTTCTAAAGAAGTGGAAGCAGTCGACGTTGGTCCTTACTAG